From Acropora muricata isolate sample 2 chromosome 14, ASM3666990v1, whole genome shotgun sequence, one genomic window encodes:
- the LOC136897666 gene encoding uncharacterized protein: MGKNIVTLWHILLVVCITIKQTFAMQRNATVLVLGGGISGIAAAKILSDNGINDFLILEGTDRIGGRMRKRTFHNTTIEMGANWIQGEKGNPIEELAERCGLEGKTENRDFVIRNESGFNTTIKGKMRILKHAEDVMNKIRSRRRKFEEEDISVRVGLRLANWLPVKPEEMATEYFEYDFEYAVPPKYVSLRTWIADNGSIHSVKGKQFFVTDSRGYVHIVECLADMFLKPSDSRLRLNTIVNEVKYNDNGVYVTSAKGDVFFAKFALVTFSIGVLKSGLVQFKPQLPPWKIEAIFKLNMVIYTKIYLKFPWKFWDNYEYIFYACKRRGYYTIMQDLEADSRLPKGTNILLVTVTGEESVRLEYQSNEQTQEEIMEVLKNMYGRNIPRPEGIYYPKWGLDRFFFGSWANLPIGISSADYVSLRRPVGRVFFSGEATHELYNGYVHGGYLTGVEEAEKIAHCIQTGLCDS; this comes from the coding sequence ATGGGCAAGAACATTGTCACTTTATGGCATATATTGCTGGTCGTTTGCATCACCATTAAGCAGACTTTTGCAATGCAAAGAAATGCAACAGTTTTGGTTCTAGGCGGTGGCATCTCAGGCATTGCAGCTGCAAAAATTCTCAGCGACAATGGCATTAATGATTTTCTGATTTTGGAAGGTACTGACAGAATCGGCGGGCGAATGAGAAAGAGGACATTTCACAATACCACTATTGAGATGGGAGCAAACTGGATTCAAGGAGAGAAAGGGAACCCGATTGAAGAGTTGGCGGAAAGGTGTGGATTAGAGGGAAAAACAGAGAACCGCGATTTTGTCATAAGGAATGAAAGTGGATTTAATACCACGATTAAAGGGAAAATGAGAATATTGAAACACGCTGAAGATGTAATGAACAAAATCCGATCACGAAGAAGGAAATTTGAAGAAGAAGACATTTCCGTCCGCGTTGGTTTACGTCTTGCAAATTGGCTTCCGGTAAAACCGGAAGAGATGGCTACGGAATATTTCGAGTACGATTTTGAATACGCCGTACCACCAAAATACGTTTCATTAAGAACTTGGATTGCTGACAATGGTAGTATACACTCTgttaaaggaaaacaattttttgttacGGATTCAAGGGGTTATGTGCATATTGTAGAATGTTTGGCCGATATGTTTTTAAAACCCAGTGACTCGAGATTGCGTCTAAACACGATAGTAAACGAAGTCAAATACAATGACAACGGTGTTTACGTCACTTCCGCTAAGGGGGATGTATTTTTCGCAAAATTCGCTCTTGTGACTTTCAGCATCGGTGTATTGAAAAGCGGTCTCGTGCAATTTAAACCTCAATTACCACCTTGGAAGATTGAGGCGATTTTTAAGCTCAATATGGTTATCTACACTAAAATTTACTTAAAATTTCCGTGGAAATTTTGGGACAATTATGAGTACATTTTTTACGCCTGCAAACGAAGAGGCTATTACACCATCATGCAGGATTTAGAAGCAGATTCTCGTCTGCCAAAGGGGACAAATATCCTATTAGTTACAGTTACCGGTGAAGAATCAGTCAGACTGGAATACCAATCCAATGAGCAGACCCAGGAAGAAATTATGGAGGTACTGAAAAATATGTATGGTCGTAATATTCCTCGCCCAGAAGGTATTTATTATCCCAAATGGGGGCTCGACAGGTTCTTCTTCGGCTCTTGGGCGAACTTACCGATCGGAATATCAAGTGCTGATTACGTCAGTCTTCGGAGGCCTGTCGGGAGGGTGTTTTTCTCCGGAGAAGCAACTCATGAGTTATACAATGGTTACGTTCACGGAGGCTACCTCACGGGTGTAGAAGAGGCCGAAAAGATAGCGCATTGCATACAAACTGGGTTATGCGACTCATAA